One genomic segment of Clostridium estertheticum subsp. estertheticum includes these proteins:
- a CDS encoding DNA polymerase Y family protein has translation MTKFNEKLIFHIDVNSAFLSWSAAKMIKQGEKTDLRAIAAVIGGDEQSRRGVVLAKSMIAKRSGIVTGESLFTARKKCVNLVVVSPDFRLYESCSKAMRKIFGDYTPLIEKFSIDECYLDVTSYNTSKEAALKLAYDIKDRIKKELGFTVNIGMSDVKLLAKMASDFEKPDKVHTLYKNEVEKKLWHLPVGELFMVGRRSVPRLNNLNIFTIGDLAKYDAQFLKYHFKSSGRMMWEYANGIDNREVRSDKRELKGINNSTTLANDIKSKDEAYIVLLELVEHTASRLRNIKKCCYSISVTIRNNEFIDYSRSTTLKSSTDQTQEILKTVRTLFDELWKGEPIRLLGVSLNNLCDDNFKQISIFDLDNTSDEKKRSIDKTIDSLRNKYGETAVMKSILLKKK, from the coding sequence ATGACTAAATTTAACGAAAAACTTATATTTCATATAGATGTTAATTCAGCATTTCTTTCTTGGAGTGCTGCGAAGATGATAAAGCAAGGAGAAAAGACCGATCTGAGGGCTATTGCTGCTGTAATAGGTGGAGACGAACAGTCTCGAAGGGGGGTAGTTCTCGCAAAATCTATGATAGCTAAAAGGAGTGGAATAGTAACAGGGGAGAGCTTATTTACTGCAAGAAAGAAATGTGTAAATCTTGTAGTTGTATCACCTGATTTTAGGTTATATGAAAGCTGTAGTAAGGCTATGAGAAAAATATTTGGTGACTATACACCACTTATTGAGAAATTTTCTATAGATGAGTGTTATTTAGATGTAACAAGTTATAATACGTCTAAAGAAGCAGCACTAAAACTTGCATATGATATTAAAGATAGGATAAAGAAAGAGTTAGGGTTTACAGTAAATATAGGTATGTCAGATGTTAAGCTACTAGCGAAAATGGCATCTGATTTTGAAAAACCGGATAAGGTGCATACGCTTTATAAGAATGAAGTAGAAAAAAAATTGTGGCATCTTCCAGTTGGAGAGCTTTTCATGGTTGGGCGTAGAAGTGTTCCAAGGCTTAATAATTTAAATATATTTACTATAGGAGATTTAGCAAAGTACGATGCTCAATTTTTAAAATATCATTTTAAAAGTAGTGGTAGAATGATGTGGGAATATGCAAATGGAATAGATAATAGAGAAGTAAGATCGGATAAACGAGAGCTCAAAGGAATAAACAATTCAACAACACTGGCAAATGATATTAAAAGTAAAGATGAGGCTTATATAGTATTGTTAGAATTAGTTGAACATACGGCTAGTAGATTAAGAAATATAAAAAAGTGTTGCTACTCTATTTCAGTAACTATAAGAAATAATGAATTTATTGATTATTCACGTAGTACTACTTTAAAGAGCTCTACGGATCAAACGCAGGAGATATTAAAAACGGTAAGGACTCTTTTTGATGAATTGTGGAAAGGTGAGCCCATAAGATTACTTGGGGTTTCTCTTAATAATTTATGTGATGATAATTTTAAACAAATATCAATTTTTGATCTTGATAATACTAGTGATGAAAAGAAAAGAAGTATAGATAAAACTATAGATAGTTTGCGCAATAAATATGGCGAAACTGCAGTTATGAAATCAATATTACTAAAGAAAAAATAG
- a CDS encoding HPr family phosphocarrier protein, with translation MIEKKATVKNETGIHARPALSVVKEASKFKSEVLIVKDGNEYNAKSIVAIMCMAATKGDEIIIKASGADEEAAAVAMVKLIEQGLTN, from the coding sequence ATGATAGAAAAGAAGGCGACAGTAAAAAATGAAACTGGAATACATGCAAGGCCTGCATTATCAGTAGTGAAAGAGGCTTCAAAATTTAAATCAGAAGTTCTTATAGTAAAAGATGGTAATGAGTACAATGCAAAAAGTATAGTAGCTATAATGTGTATGGCAGCCACTAAAGGTGATGAAATTATAATAAAAGCAAGTGGTGCAGATGAAGAAGCTGCTGCAGTTGCTATGGTGAAACTTATCGAGCAAGGGCTTACAAATTAG
- a CDS encoding DUF6414 family protein produces MDNRALIPLYTNGDMINNLYTVVIEEFAEIKSESTRKLLTISTNTPLYEATCGKIMEGDLNVQFLNEFTSQKIEERVSIVITILSRLKNMLNEQNMLKVITSESDVANIKEFDFVQFTCELYKNPVLEYIEDIIRVMEMQLAFSPEPLENGDESEEHKVKRQVLKILKDDMEVCKTEKCIKFISSNIGDSNTKVIVPLEIKHMADNLDYIEGARITVLGKVVRIPNKNKTEINNNDLLSGTYFDYLNEEYFKEFKNRFLKDTTLINDYDSNNLVIDGPVIEIIPIAMYI; encoded by the coding sequence ATGGATAACAGAGCACTAATACCTTTATATACTAATGGAGATATGATAAATAATTTATATACGGTTGTAATTGAGGAGTTTGCAGAAATAAAAAGTGAAAGTACAAGGAAGCTGTTAACGATTAGTACAAATACACCATTATATGAAGCTACCTGTGGTAAAATAATGGAAGGTGACTTAAATGTTCAATTTTTAAATGAATTTACATCACAGAAAATTGAAGAGAGAGTTTCAATTGTAATAACAATTCTGTCAAGATTAAAGAATATGTTAAATGAGCAAAATATGTTAAAGGTCATCACGAGTGAAAGCGATGTGGCAAATATTAAGGAATTTGATTTTGTTCAGTTCACTTGCGAATTATATAAAAATCCAGTATTAGAATATATAGAAGATATAATTAGAGTTATGGAAATGCAGTTGGCATTTTCACCGGAGCCACTAGAAAATGGGGATGAAAGTGAAGAACATAAAGTTAAAAGGCAAGTCTTAAAAATCTTAAAAGATGATATGGAAGTCTGCAAAACTGAAAAATGTATAAAGTTTATTAGTAGTAATATTGGTGATAGTAATACAAAAGTTATAGTGCCACTGGAGATAAAACATATGGCAGATAATTTGGATTATATTGAAGGTGCCAGAATTACTGTTCTTGGTAAGGTGGTAAGAATTCCAAATAAAAATAAAACTGAAATAAATAACAATGATTTGCTTAGTGGAACTTATTTTGATTATTTAAATGAGGAGTATTTTAAAGAATTTAAAAACAGGTTTCTAAAAGATACAACTTTAATTAACGATTATGATTCAAACAATCTAGTAATTGACGGACCTGTAATTGAGATTATACCAATAGCAATGTATATTTAA
- the ptsP gene encoding phosphoenolpyruvate--protein phosphotransferase: MLKAVGVSFGIAIGKALLINDEVVEVKKIKVSDSKGEVARFDNALKEAIVELEKMVEGVKEKLGDAKAEIFEAHLCMLEDPEFIGAIQKKIDDEMVSAEYSLQTVSTETAAVFENMDNAYMKERAVDIRDVSKRVMNILMGIKVASIADIQDECILVARDLTPSDTAQIDKEKVLAFVTEIGGRTAHTSIIARSLELPAVVGAGSGIHKIKDGDLIIVDGEEGLVIIKPDEKTLNEYKIKREEFIESKHQLLKYATMSSITTDGKKVEIAANIGSAADLGAVLKNGAEAIGLFRTEFLYMANDALPTEEEQFGEYKSVLEKMNGKPVIIRTLDIGGDKKLDYLPMDEEMNPFLGYRAIRLCLDRTDIFKTQLRALVRASAFGKLKIMFPMICNIQELRAAKKLLEECTKELKSEGVTFDEKIEVGIMIEIPSAAIISDVLAKEVDFFSIGTNDLIQYTLAVDRMNEKISYLYDFYHPAVLRLIKIVIDNGHKAGITVNMCGEMAGDANLIPVLLGFGLDEFSMSAASILRARKTITNSSFKECEKLSAPVLTFGDADEIKDYIKANIKA, encoded by the coding sequence ATGTTAAAAGCAGTAGGTGTATCATTTGGAATAGCTATAGGAAAAGCATTACTTATTAACGATGAAGTAGTTGAAGTAAAGAAAATCAAGGTTTCGGATTCAAAGGGAGAGGTTGCTAGGTTTGATAATGCATTGAAAGAAGCAATTGTAGAGCTTGAAAAAATGGTTGAAGGTGTAAAGGAAAAACTAGGAGATGCAAAAGCAGAAATATTCGAAGCACATTTATGTATGCTTGAAGATCCAGAATTTATAGGTGCTATTCAAAAGAAAATTGATGATGAGATGGTAAGTGCTGAATACTCACTACAAACCGTATCTACAGAAACAGCTGCTGTTTTTGAAAATATGGATAATGCATATATGAAAGAAAGAGCAGTAGATATTAGGGATGTAAGTAAAAGAGTGATGAACATATTAATGGGAATAAAAGTTGCGTCTATTGCAGACATTCAAGATGAGTGCATATTAGTTGCAAGAGACCTTACTCCATCAGATACAGCGCAGATTGATAAAGAAAAGGTTTTGGCTTTTGTAACTGAAATAGGAGGAAGAACTGCTCATACATCTATTATTGCACGTTCTTTAGAATTACCTGCTGTTGTAGGCGCAGGTAGTGGTATACATAAAATTAAAGATGGTGATTTAATTATTGTAGACGGAGAAGAAGGTTTAGTTATTATTAAACCAGACGAGAAAACTTTGAATGAATATAAAATCAAAAGAGAAGAATTTATTGAATCTAAACATCAATTACTTAAATATGCGACAATGTCATCTATAACAACTGATGGCAAAAAAGTTGAAATAGCTGCAAATATAGGTTCAGCTGCAGATTTAGGAGCTGTACTTAAAAATGGCGCAGAAGCTATAGGATTATTTAGAACTGAGTTTTTATATATGGCAAACGATGCTCTACCAACTGAGGAAGAACAATTTGGAGAATATAAATCAGTTCTTGAAAAGATGAATGGAAAACCTGTTATTATAAGGACATTAGATATAGGTGGAGATAAAAAATTAGATTACCTACCTATGGACGAGGAAATGAATCCGTTCCTCGGATATAGAGCTATAAGACTTTGCCTTGATAGAACAGATATATTTAAAACTCAATTAAGAGCTCTAGTAAGAGCATCTGCATTCGGTAAGCTTAAAATCATGTTTCCTATGATATGTAATATTCAAGAGCTTAGAGCAGCTAAGAAATTACTTGAGGAGTGTACAAAAGAGCTTAAGTCTGAGGGAGTAACTTTTGATGAGAAAATAGAAGTTGGTATTATGATAGAAATACCATCTGCTGCAATAATATCAGATGTATTGGCTAAAGAAGTAGATTTCTTCAGCATTGGTACTAATGATTTGATTCAATATACTTTGGCAGTAGATAGAATGAACGAGAAAATATCATATTTATATGATTTTTATCATCCAGCTGTGTTAAGACTTATTAAAATAGTAATAGATAATGGACATAAAGCCGGAATAACTGTAAATATGTGTGGTGAGATGGCAGGAGACGCAAACCTTATCCCTGTACTTCTTGGATTTGGACTAGATGAATTTAGTATGAGTGCAGCTTCAATATTAAGAGCACGTAAAACTATTACAAATTCTAGCTTTAAAGAATGTGAAAAACTATCAGCACCAGTACTTACATTTGGTGATGCAGATGAAATAAAGGATTATATAAAGGCTAATATAAAAGCATAA